In a genomic window of Pseudoliparis swirei isolate HS2019 ecotype Mariana Trench chromosome 20, NWPU_hadal_v1, whole genome shotgun sequence:
- the LOC130211308 gene encoding zona pellucida sperm-binding protein 3-like, which yields MGSSQLLVLGVVLVCVSFSAARFLRTRAPNYLGVGVERAAAAPERGPSRKSTQQAAMFRAQQIQPVDDSLSWRFPEDPVDSVKVSPVNFELRKPETGNRVAVRCGESRIQVEVSQDLLGLGKLIDPEDITLGGCSPTEIDDWAHVLVFEYELHDCGSQRVMTEDYLIYAFTLIYEPKVSDGSHITRSQSAVIGVECHYTR from the exons ATGGGCTCCAGCCAGCTTCTTGTGTTGGGCGTTGTGCTCGTGTGCGTCAGCTTCAGTGCTGCTAGATTCCTCAGAACCAGAGCACCAAACTACCTGGGAGTTGGAGTTGAGCGGGCAGCAGCAGCGCCTGAGAGAGGGCCCTCCAGGAAGTCTACTCAACAAGCCGCCATGTTCCGGGCTCAGCAGATCCAGCCGGTGGACGACTCTCTGTCCTGGAGGTTTCCAGAAGATCCAGTGGATTCGGTGAAGGTGTCCCCTGTCAACTTTGAACTGCGGAAACCAGAGACTGGCAACCGCGTGGCTGTGCGGTGTGGGGAAAGCAGGATCCAGGTGGAAGTGAGCCAGGACTTGCTGGGCCTTGGCAAGCTGATCGACCCAGAGGACATCACACTCGGTGGCTGTTCCCCTACTGAGATCGACGACTGGGCTCATGTGCTGGTCTTTGAATACGAGCTGCACGACTGTGGCAGCCAACGAGTG aTGACCGAGGATTACTTAATTTATGCCTTCACACTGATCTACGAGCCCAAAGTGTCTGACGGGAGTCACATCACGAGGAGCCAGAGTGCCGTCATCGGAGTCGAGTGCCACTACACGAGATGA
- the LOC130211309 gene encoding zona pellucida sperm-binding protein 3-like produces MGSSQLLVLGVVLVCVSFSAARFLRTRAPNYLGVGVERAAAAPERGPSRKSTQQAAMFRAQQIQPVDDSLSWRFPEDPVDSVKVSPVNFELRKPEAGNRVAVRCGESRIQVEVSQDLLGLGKLIDPEDITLGGCSPTEIDDWAHVLVFEYELHDCGSQRVMTEDYLIYAFTLIYEPKVSDGSHITRSQSAVIGVECHYTR; encoded by the exons ATGGGCTCCAGCCAGCTTCTTGTGTTGGGCGTTGTGCTCGTGTGCGTCAGCTTCAGTGCTGCTAGATTCCTCAGAACCAGAGCACCAAACTACCTGGGAGTTGGAGTTGAgcgggcagcagcagcacctgaGAGAGGGCCCTCCAGGAAGTCTACTCAACAAGCCGCCATGTTCCGGGCTCAGCAGATCCAGCCGGTGGACGACTCTCTGTCCTGGAGGTTTCCAGAAGATCCAGTGGATTCGGTGAAGGTGTCCCCTGTGAACTTTGAACTGCGGAAACCAGAGGCTGGCAACCGCGTGGCTGTGCGGTGTGGGGAAAGCAGGATCCAGGTGGAAGTGAGCCAGGACTTGCTGGGCCTTGGCAAGCTGATCGACCCAGAGGACATCACACTCGGTGGCTGTTCCCCTACTGAGATCGACGACTGGGCTCATGTGCTGGTCTTTGAATACGAGCTGCACGACTGTGGCAGCCAACGAGTG ATGACTGAGGATTACTTAATTTATGCCTTTACACTGATCTACGAGCCCAAAGTGTCTGACGGGAGTCACATCACGAGGAGCCAGAGTGCCGTCATCGGAGTCGAGTGCCACTACACGAGATGA